A single genomic interval of Flavobacteriales bacterium harbors:
- a CDS encoding TAT-variant-translocated molybdopterin oxidoreductase, with product MSSTKRYWQDLAQLDQASEAIQGRENEFQAPLPIDEMLADKGLTGATTGRRDFLKFLGFGLGAASLAACETPVIKSIPYVNKPEEIVPGVPTWYASTYYDGQDYASILVKTREGRPIHIMGNPRHGINRNPKLGKGTINARINSSVLSLYDGERLQGPRRNELSDSARTWEDLSWADADKAISGKLAELSTGGKRIVVLTPTVISPSAKAAIAQLRSRYGAQPAAEGQPATGGAQVDHVQMDSISYAGVTGANLKSFGLRVMPSYDLTKADVLVSVDCDFLSSWGSTTEHAWQYASRRRPEDGSMSRHWQFETRMSITGANADERVAIKPSEVAAAVIALHDAVARKAGAPAAGGGMEHPQLAAAADALWAAKGKALLLCGSNDEAVQVVVNRINDLLGAYGSTIDLANHTWFFQGDDAAVAQLVKDMNAGQVGALLIAGTNPAYSLPNAAEFKTGLEKVALTVCMSTHADETASLCQWVCPDHHYLETWDDHMPKVGRYALSQPVISPLFDTRQWQESLVRWSGGTGSYHDLIKATWQGALAARADAATASPFATVWQTSLHDGVYEAYTNPNAPVPFAADAAAAAAMAKKNAGAGGEWELVLYTKEGIGDGRHANNPWLQELPDPLSKVTWDNYVLMAPSDVKRLGLQTYLGQESPASVVTVAANGVELQLPVVPAPGQKAGTIAIAVGYGRGANGEKVGKAACLPNDDGGATPVGRNAWPFVSLVNGTASMAVGNVTVTPTGTTHPIAITQTHLTHMDRHSVVKETTLATWSKHDPKGTYNHQHELAVHEDVNEDGAIDARDRLPVKEFDLWEEHPVEGVGHRWGLSIDLNTCTGCGACVTACTSENNVPVVGKDEVRRSREMHWLRIDRYFSSDMTKERAKEEGLGKIDMYLDMEVPSDNPRVVFMPMMCQHCNHAPCETVCPVAATTHSNEGLNQMAYNRCIGTRYCANNCPYKVRRFNWFNYVTDKFADVNPAWSELGRMVLNPDVVVRSRGVIEKCSLCVQRIQAGKLEAKKAGTPVADGAVETACSAACGTGAIVFGDLNDTKSRVAKLHGEERAYMALEEIGVKPNVSYLARVRNTEETAEAHHA from the coding sequence ATGTCGAGCACCAAGCGTTACTGGCAGGACCTGGCCCAACTGGACCAGGCCTCCGAAGCGATCCAAGGCCGGGAGAACGAGTTCCAGGCTCCGCTGCCCATCGATGAGATGCTGGCGGACAAGGGACTGACGGGAGCCACCACGGGCCGCCGCGACTTCCTCAAGTTCCTGGGCTTCGGCCTGGGCGCCGCCAGCCTGGCGGCCTGCGAGACGCCGGTGATCAAGAGCATCCCCTACGTCAACAAGCCGGAGGAGATCGTGCCCGGCGTGCCCACCTGGTACGCCAGCACCTACTACGACGGCCAGGACTACGCCAGCATCCTGGTGAAGACGCGCGAAGGCCGCCCCATCCACATCATGGGCAACCCGCGCCACGGCATCAACCGCAACCCGAAGCTGGGCAAGGGCACGATCAACGCCCGCATCAACAGCTCGGTGCTGTCGCTGTACGACGGCGAGCGGCTGCAGGGCCCGCGTAGGAACGAATTGAGCGATAGTGCCCGTACTTGGGAAGACCTATCCTGGGCTGATGCCGACAAGGCCATCAGCGGCAAGCTGGCCGAGCTCAGCACCGGCGGAAAGCGCATCGTGGTGCTCACGCCCACGGTGATCAGCCCCAGCGCCAAGGCCGCCATCGCCCAGTTGCGCAGCCGCTACGGCGCCCAGCCCGCCGCCGAGGGCCAGCCCGCCACCGGCGGGGCCCAGGTGGACCACGTGCAGATGGACAGCATCAGCTACGCCGGCGTGACCGGCGCCAACCTGAAGAGCTTCGGCCTCCGGGTGATGCCGTCCTACGACCTCACCAAGGCCGATGTGCTGGTGTCCGTGGACTGCGACTTCCTGAGCAGCTGGGGCAGCACCACCGAGCACGCCTGGCAGTACGCCAGCCGCCGCCGTCCCGAGGACGGGTCCATGAGCAGGCACTGGCAGTTCGAGACGCGCATGAGCATCACGGGCGCCAATGCGGATGAGCGCGTGGCCATCAAGCCGAGCGAAGTGGCCGCCGCCGTGATCGCGCTGCACGATGCCGTGGCCCGCAAGGCCGGAGCCCCTGCCGCCGGAGGCGGGATGGAACATCCGCAGCTCGCTGCTGCGGCCGATGCCCTCTGGGCGGCCAAGGGCAAGGCCCTGCTGCTCTGTGGCAGCAACGACGAGGCCGTGCAGGTGGTGGTCAACCGCATCAACGACCTCCTGGGCGCCTATGGCAGCACCATCGACCTGGCCAACCACACCTGGTTCTTCCAGGGCGATGACGCTGCGGTGGCCCAGTTGGTGAAGGACATGAACGCCGGCCAGGTGGGCGCCCTGCTGATCGCCGGCACCAACCCGGCCTACAGCCTGCCCAATGCCGCCGAGTTCAAAACGGGCCTGGAGAAGGTGGCCCTGACGGTGTGCATGAGCACCCATGCGGACGAGACCGCGAGCCTGTGCCAGTGGGTGTGCCCGGACCACCACTACCTGGAGACCTGGGACGACCACATGCCCAAGGTGGGCCGCTACGCGCTGAGCCAACCGGTGATCAGCCCGCTGTTCGACACCCGGCAGTGGCAGGAGAGCCTGGTGCGCTGGTCCGGAGGCACGGGCAGCTACCACGACCTCATCAAGGCCACCTGGCAGGGCGCACTGGCCGCCCGGGCCGATGCGGCCACCGCATCGCCGTTCGCCACCGTGTGGCAGACGAGCCTGCACGACGGCGTGTACGAGGCGTACACGAACCCGAACGCCCCGGTGCCGTTCGCGGCCGACGCCGCCGCTGCGGCGGCCATGGCGAAGAAGAACGCCGGCGCCGGTGGAGAGTGGGAGCTCGTCCTCTACACCAAGGAAGGCATCGGCGACGGTCGCCACGCCAACAACCCGTGGCTGCAGGAGCTGCCCGACCCGCTCAGCAAGGTCACATGGGACAACTACGTGCTGATGGCCCCGAGCGACGTGAAGCGCCTGGGCCTGCAGACCTACCTGGGCCAGGAAAGCCCCGCGAGCGTGGTGACGGTGGCCGCCAACGGCGTGGAGCTTCAGCTTCCCGTGGTGCCCGCCCCGGGCCAGAAGGCCGGCACCATCGCCATCGCGGTGGGCTACGGCCGTGGTGCCAACGGCGAGAAGGTGGGCAAGGCCGCCTGTTTGCCCAACGATGACGGCGGCGCCACCCCGGTGGGCCGCAATGCCTGGCCGTTCGTGAGCCTGGTGAACGGCACCGCCAGCATGGCCGTGGGCAATGTGACGGTGACCCCGACGGGCACCACGCACCCGATCGCCATCACGCAGACGCACCTCACCCACATGGACCGCCATAGCGTGGTGAAGGAGACCACCCTGGCGACCTGGAGCAAGCACGACCCCAAGGGCACGTACAACCACCAGCACGAGCTGGCGGTGCATGAGGACGTGAACGAGGACGGCGCCATCGACGCGCGCGACCGCCTGCCGGTGAAGGAGTTCGACCTGTGGGAGGAGCACCCCGTGGAGGGCGTGGGCCACCGCTGGGGCCTGAGCATCGACCTGAACACCTGCACGGGTTGCGGGGCCTGCGTGACGGCCTGCACCAGCGAGAACAACGTGCCGGTGGTGGGCAAGGACGAGGTGCGCCGCAGCCGCGAGATGCACTGGCTGCGCATCGACCGCTACTTCAGCTCCGACATGACCAAGGAGCGCGCGAAGGAGGAGGGCCTGGGCAAGATCGACATGTACCTGGACATGGAGGTGCCCAGCGACAACCCGCGCGTGGTGTTCATGCCGATGATGTGCCAGCACTGCAACCACGCACCGTGCGAGACGGTGTGCCCGGTGGCGGCGACCACGCACAGCAACGAGGGCCTCAACCAGATGGCCTACAACCGCTGCATCGGCACGCGGTACTGCGCCAACAACTGCCCCTACAAGGTGCGCCGCTTCAACTGGTTCAACTACGTCACCGACAAGTTCGCCGATGTGAACCCCGCGTGGAGCGAGCTGGGCCGCATGGTGCTGAACCCGGACGTGGTGGTGCGCAGCCGCGGGGTGATCGAGAAGTGCAGCCTGTGCGTGCAGCGCATCCAGGCCGGCAAGCTGGAGGCGAAGAAGGCCGGGACCCCGGTGGCCGACGGCGCGGTGGAGACCGCCTGCAGCGCCGCCTGCGGCACGGGCGCCATCGTGTTCGGCGACCTCAACGACACCAAGAGCCGCGTGGCGAAGCTGCATGGCGAGGAGCGCGCGTACATGGCGCTGGAGGAGATCGGCGTGAAGCCGAACGTCAGCTACCTGGCCCGGGTGCGCAATACAGAGGAGACCGCCGAAGCCCATCACGCCTAA
- the nrfD gene encoding polysulfide reductase NrfD, whose product MHSESAIREPLILGHKTYHDITNDIVAPIENKAPRAWYVLITISSLIALYGIGCILYLIGTGIGVWGLNKTVDWAWDITNFVWWVGIGHAGTLISAVLLLFRQRWRMAVNRSAEAMTIFAVIMAVTFPVIHMGRVWMAYWVLPLPNTFGSLWVNFNSPLLWDVFAISTYFTVSLVFWYIGLIPDFATIRDKVKSPGMKKAYGILSFGWTGNAKAWTRFEEVSLVLAGIATPLVFSVHSVVSFDFATSVIPGWHTTIFPPYFVSGAVFSGFAMVQTLLLVMRKVMKLESYITIKHIEYMNIVIIVTGSIVGVAYITELFISWYSGVEYESYAFINRATGPYWWSYWAMMTCNVVSPQVFWFKKLRTNLTFTFFMSIVVNIGMWFERFVIIVTSLHRDYLPSAWNMFHPTWVDVGIFVGTLGIFFTLYLLFARFFPVLALNELKSILKLSGESYKQQAQHHHH is encoded by the coding sequence ATGCATTCCGAATCCGCGATCCGTGAGCCGCTCATCCTGGGCCACAAGACCTATCACGATATCACCAACGATATCGTGGCGCCCATCGAGAACAAGGCCCCGCGCGCCTGGTACGTCCTCATCACCATCAGCAGCCTGATCGCCCTGTACGGCATCGGCTGCATCCTGTACCTCATCGGCACGGGCATCGGGGTGTGGGGTCTGAACAAGACGGTGGACTGGGCCTGGGACATCACCAACTTCGTGTGGTGGGTGGGCATCGGCCACGCCGGCACCCTCATCAGCGCCGTGCTGCTGCTGTTCCGCCAGCGCTGGCGCATGGCGGTGAACCGGTCGGCGGAGGCCATGACCATCTTCGCCGTGATCATGGCGGTCACCTTCCCGGTGATCCACATGGGCCGGGTGTGGATGGCCTACTGGGTGCTGCCGTTGCCCAACACCTTCGGATCCCTCTGGGTGAACTTCAACAGCCCCCTGCTGTGGGACGTGTTCGCCATCAGCACCTACTTCACGGTGTCGCTCGTGTTCTGGTACATCGGCCTGATCCCCGACTTCGCCACCATCCGCGACAAGGTGAAGAGCCCGGGCATGAAGAAGGCCTACGGCATCCTGAGCTTCGGCTGGACCGGCAACGCCAAGGCGTGGACGCGCTTCGAGGAGGTGAGCCTGGTGCTGGCCGGCATCGCCACCCCGCTGGTGTTCTCGGTGCACTCGGTGGTGAGCTTCGACTTCGCCACCTCGGTGATCCCCGGCTGGCACACCACCATCTTCCCGCCCTACTTCGTGAGCGGCGCCGTGTTCAGCGGCTTCGCCATGGTGCAGACCCTGCTGCTGGTGATGCGCAAGGTGATGAAGCTCGAGAGCTACATCACCATCAAGCACATCGAGTACATGAACATCGTGATCATCGTCACGGGCTCCATCGTGGGCGTGGCGTACATCACCGAGCTGTTCATCAGCTGGTACAGCGGGGTGGAGTACGAGAGCTACGCCTTCATCAACCGCGCCACCGGCCCCTACTGGTGGAGCTACTGGGCCATGATGACCTGCAACGTGGTGAGCCCGCAGGTGTTCTGGTTCAAGAAGCTGCGCACCAACCTCACGTTCACCTTCTTCATGAGCATCGTGGTGAACATCGGCATGTGGTTCGAGCGCTTCGTGATCATCGTCACCAGCCTGCACCGCGACTACCTGCCCAGCGCCTGGAACATGTTCCACCCCACCTGGGTGGACGTGGGCATCTTCGTGGGCACGCTGGGCATCTTCTTCACCCTGTACCTGCTGTTCGCCCGCTTCTTCCCGGTGCTGGCCCTCAACGAGCTGAAGAGCATCCTGAAGCTCAGCGGCGAGAGCTACAAGCAGCAGGCCCAACATCACCATCACTGA
- a CDS encoding DUF3341 domain-containing protein, whose product MANKVVYAVYDDPEVLKGAARTLVSAGVKVRDVFSPFPIHGLDPIIGVKRTRLGIAAFMYGITGTSLAMLGFWYFMIHDWPMNIGGKPSFTLYQNLPAFIPVAFEFTVFCAAHGMAITYLIRNKTLPGMPARNPDPRSTDDKFIMEVRSEDNHLGAEAIVDLLRGTPALEINERER is encoded by the coding sequence ATGGCCAACAAGGTCGTATACGCGGTCTACGATGACCCCGAGGTGCTGAAGGGCGCCGCGCGCACGCTGGTGAGCGCCGGCGTCAAGGTGCGCGACGTGTTCAGCCCCTTCCCCATCCACGGATTGGACCCGATCATCGGCGTGAAGCGGACCCGTCTGGGCATCGCCGCCTTCATGTACGGCATCACGGGCACGAGCCTGGCCATGCTGGGCTTCTGGTACTTCATGATCCACGACTGGCCCATGAACATCGGGGGCAAGCCGAGCTTCACCCTGTATCAGAACCTGCCGGCCTTCATCCCGGTGGCCTTCGAGTTCACCGTGTTCTGTGCCGCGCACGGCATGGCCATCACCTACTTGATCCGCAACAAGACGCTGCCGGGCATGCCGGCGCGCAACCCCGACCCGCGGAGCACCGACGACAAGTTCATCATGGAGGTGCGCTCGGAGGACAACCACCTGGGTGCCGAGGCCATCGTGGACCTGCTGCGCGGCACGCCGGCCCTGGAGATCAACGAACGCGAACGCTGA
- a CDS encoding cytochrome c — MRKPHPITLVPALLAAALLPSCGGDPNSPGIEYMPDMYRSPAVEAYVDPGQDPYYVGNEKAEAQRSTQSARLPVAGTVPFSMDPAKAAFNFPYPYPGTPEGYEQAGLELKCPLPMTQAVVDQGKVVYDKFCQHCHGAKGEGDGSVVKNGNYPQPPSYTAALKDLPEGKIFHSLVYGKNVAMGSHAGQLNKEERWQVTRYVQFLQNGGKLTRDTPTPAADSTATAAK; from the coding sequence ATGCGCAAGCCGCACCCGATCACCCTCGTTCCCGCCCTGCTCGCCGCGGCCCTGCTGCCGTCGTGCGGAGGCGACCCCAACAGCCCCGGCATCGAGTACATGCCCGACATGTACCGCAGCCCGGCCGTGGAGGCCTATGTGGACCCCGGCCAGGACCCCTATTACGTGGGCAATGAGAAGGCCGAGGCCCAGCGCTCCACCCAGAGCGCCCGTCTGCCGGTGGCCGGCACGGTGCCCTTCAGCATGGACCCCGCCAAGGCGGCGTTCAACTTCCCGTATCCGTATCCGGGCACGCCCGAGGGGTATGAGCAGGCCGGCCTGGAGCTGAAGTGCCCCCTGCCCATGACGCAGGCCGTGGTGGACCAGGGCAAGGTGGTGTACGACAAGTTCTGCCAGCACTGCCATGGCGCCAAGGGCGAGGGCGATGGCAGCGTGGTGAAGAACGGCAACTACCCGCAGCCGCCCAGCTACACCGCCGCACTGAAGGACCTGCCCGAAGGCAAGATCTTCCACAGCCTGGTGTATGGCAAGAACGTGGCCATGGGCAGCCATGCCGGTCAGCTGAACAAGGAGGAGCGCTGGCAGGTGACGCGCTACGTGCAGTTCCTGCAGAACGGCGGCAAGCTCACGCGCGACACGCCGACGCCCGCCGCCGACAGCACCGCCACCGCCGCCAAGTGA
- a CDS encoding quinol:cytochrome C oxidoreductase produces the protein MVIGAVAAVIGILGDHTDHHQRTWASLFVNGFFFFGIALGTLFFYALQNATETAWSVMVKRVYEGILGFLPIGAGVVLLCLAAGSLGLHHIWHWMDPRVTDPTNAEHYDALIAGKSSFLNLPFFWVRAIAYMATFILFARWFRKQSLALDELSGEALVKRHLLMYRRGALFLVLFAVFSSILAWDWLMSIDAHWFSTLFGWYVFSGMWVSAMITAVVLVLYLRRKGYLPQVNNSHIHDMGKWVFAISFLWSYLWFSQFMLIWYANIPEEVTWFQSRIDHHPGLLWTMFFINFAVPMVLLMSRDAKRNPRFLIGVGAVIFIGHWLDVIQIVMPGALGHHFHGVGLLEVGMFLAFLGLLIHTVLTTLTKAPLAPVQHPYLEEAVHHSI, from the coding sequence ATGGTCATCGGCGCCGTGGCCGCCGTCATCGGCATCCTCGGTGACCACACCGACCACCACCAGCGCACCTGGGCGAGCCTCTTCGTCAACGGCTTCTTCTTCTTCGGCATCGCCCTGGGCACCCTGTTCTTCTACGCCCTGCAGAACGCCACCGAGACCGCGTGGAGCGTGATGGTGAAGCGGGTGTACGAGGGCATCCTGGGCTTTTTACCGATCGGGGCGGGCGTGGTGCTGCTGTGCCTGGCCGCCGGAAGTCTTGGTCTGCATCACATCTGGCACTGGATGGACCCGCGCGTGACCGACCCGACGAACGCCGAGCACTACGACGCGTTGATCGCCGGCAAGAGTTCCTTCCTGAACCTGCCCTTCTTCTGGGTGCGCGCCATCGCCTACATGGCCACCTTCATCCTGTTCGCCCGCTGGTTCCGCAAGCAGAGCCTGGCACTGGACGAACTGAGCGGCGAGGCCCTGGTGAAGCGCCACCTGCTGATGTACCGCCGCGGGGCCCTGTTCCTCGTGCTCTTCGCGGTGTTCAGCAGCATCCTGGCGTGGGACTGGCTGATGAGCATCGATGCGCACTGGTTCAGCACCCTGTTCGGCTGGTACGTGTTCAGCGGCATGTGGGTGAGCGCCATGATCACCGCGGTGGTGCTGGTGCTGTACCTGCGCCGCAAGGGCTACCTGCCCCAGGTGAACAACAGCCACATCCACGACATGGGCAAGTGGGTCTTCGCCATCAGCTTCCTGTGGAGCTACCTGTGGTTCAGCCAGTTCATGCTCATCTGGTACGCCAACATCCCCGAGGAGGTCACCTGGTTCCAATCGCGGATCGATCACCACCCCGGGCTGCTGTGGACCATGTTCTTCATCAACTTCGCGGTGCCCATGGTGCTGCTGATGAGCCGTGATGCGAAGCGCAACCCGCGTTTCCTGATCGGCGTGGGCGCGGTGATCTTCATCGGCCACTGGCTGGACGTGATCCAGATCGTGATGCCCGGCGCACTCGGCCACCACTTCCACGGGGTCGGCCTGCTGGAGGTGGGCATGTTCCTGGCCTTCCTGGGCCTGCTGATCCACACCGTGCTCACCACCCTCACCAAGGCGCCGCTGGCCCCCGTACAGCATCCCTACCTGGAAGAGGCCGTGCACCATTCCATCTGA